The following coding sequences are from one Shewanella violacea DSS12 window:
- a CDS encoding peptidylprolyl isomerase yields MVQATARHLLVSSEEKCEALKQEILGGADFGDVAKANSSCPSSAQGGDLGSFGPGMMVKEFDEVVFNAPLNEVQGPVKTQFGYHLLEVTSRG; encoded by the coding sequence ATGGTACAAGCCACAGCAAGACATCTATTAGTTAGCAGCGAAGAGAAATGTGAAGCCCTTAAGCAGGAAATCTTAGGCGGCGCAGATTTTGGTGATGTTGCGAAGGCTAACTCATCTTGTCCATCTAGCGCTCAAGGTGGTGATCTAGGATCTTTCGGTCCAGGCATGATGGTTAAAGAGTTCGATGAAGTCGTTTTCAATGCGCCTCTGAATGAAGTTCAAGGTCCAGTTAAGACGCAATTTGGTTATCACCTGCTTGAAGTGACAAGCCGCGGATAA
- a CDS encoding DUF885 domain-containing protein: MRRAFLAVSIGLVLGITACSDDNQISKDTGSTAIGASSEMSQTSLNKEASVEQAYLALVDDFFKDYLKLEPIYATFVGVNDYNDQFGGDLTNEYLTARHDLNTSYQARVEKIDRSALSPELQLSYDMFAYDRNIALVDEIFPSRFMPMNQFYSTVINMVQLGSGESAQPFNTVEDYNNWASRLTGFIAWTKLAQERMDEGVRSKVVLPRVLVERIIPQLKALLVDDASKSMFYVPISNLPQSFSDADKAELTASYTKLINQELIPAIASLADYFESKYLPVSRASDGWWGLPNGKAWYQHLANSHTTTMMPVDEIHQIGLSEVARILSEMDKVREQVKFKGDLKAFFASLSSEPEYFFTDRQDLIDGYMTLKDQINAELPKYFNVMPKADYVVKPVESFREQSAAGASYESPAVDGSRPGVFYINTYNLKAQPKWGMTTLSLHEAAPGHHFQIAIKQELTGVPEFQRFGNYTAFEEGWALYAENLGIEMGLFKDPYQYFGKLSDEMLRAMRLVVDTGLHAKGWTREQAIQYMKDNSPMAESDIIAEVERYMAIPGQALSYKVGQLKILSLRAEAEAELGDKFDLKAFHDQILTSGSLPMAVMDLKIHHWIETQK; the protein is encoded by the coding sequence ATGAGAAGAGCATTTTTAGCCGTATCAATAGGCTTAGTACTGGGCATAACAGCTTGTTCAGATGACAATCAGATAAGTAAAGACACGGGTTCTACTGCAATCGGTGCTTCTTCTGAAATGTCACAAACGAGCCTGAATAAAGAGGCATCTGTAGAGCAGGCTTATCTCGCTTTGGTTGATGATTTCTTCAAGGACTATCTTAAACTTGAGCCTATTTACGCCACCTTTGTTGGTGTGAATGATTATAACGACCAGTTTGGTGGCGATCTTACTAATGAGTATTTAACGGCGCGTCACGATTTAAATACCAGCTATCAGGCTAGGGTAGAGAAGATAGACAGAAGTGCCTTATCTCCTGAGCTACAGCTAAGTTATGATATGTTTGCCTATGATAGAAATATCGCCCTGGTAGACGAAATATTCCCATCTCGTTTCATGCCCATGAACCAGTTCTACAGCACAGTGATTAATATGGTGCAGTTGGGGAGTGGTGAAAGTGCTCAGCCTTTTAATACCGTCGAAGACTATAACAATTGGGCATCTCGTTTAACTGGGTTTATTGCCTGGACTAAGCTAGCACAAGAGCGTATGGATGAAGGAGTCAGAAGTAAGGTTGTTCTGCCTAGGGTGTTAGTCGAGCGTATCATTCCTCAGCTCAAGGCCCTGCTTGTGGATGATGCCAGCAAGAGCATGTTTTACGTTCCGATTAGTAATCTTCCCCAGAGTTTCTCAGATGCAGATAAGGCTGAACTCACTGCAAGCTACACTAAGCTTATCAATCAAGAACTCATTCCCGCAATTGCCTCATTAGCTGACTATTTTGAGAGTAAATACCTGCCGGTTTCACGTGCCAGCGATGGATGGTGGGGATTACCCAACGGTAAGGCTTGGTATCAGCATCTGGCCAATTCCCACACGACTACCATGATGCCTGTTGATGAAATCCATCAGATAGGCTTGAGTGAAGTGGCCCGTATCCTCTCCGAGATGGATAAGGTACGAGAGCAGGTGAAATTTAAGGGAGATCTTAAGGCCTTCTTCGCTTCTCTGTCATCTGAGCCTGAGTACTTCTTCACCGATAGACAGGATCTTATCGATGGTTATATGACGCTCAAAGATCAGATTAATGCCGAGCTACCTAAGTATTTTAATGTGATGCCAAAGGCCGATTATGTGGTCAAGCCAGTGGAAAGCTTCCGCGAGCAGTCAGCGGCTGGGGCTTCCTACGAATCACCTGCCGTGGATGGTTCTCGCCCTGGTGTTTTCTATATCAATACTTATAACTTAAAAGCACAGCCTAAATGGGGAATGACAACCCTATCTCTCCATGAGGCTGCACCTGGACACCATTTCCAGATAGCCATCAAGCAAGAGCTAACAGGTGTACCTGAGTTCCAACGCTTTGGTAACTATACGGCGTTCGAAGAGGGTTGGGCCCTGTATGCCGAAAACTTAGGCATTGAGATGGGATTGTTTAAAGACCCTTATCAGTATTTCGGTAAGTTGTCCGATGAGATGTTGCGCGCTATGCGCCTGGTGGTCGACACAGGTCTTCACGCTAAAGGCTGGACGCGTGAGCAAGCGATACAATATATGAAAGATAACTCGCCTATGGCTGAGTCGGATATTATTGCCGAAGTTGAACGCTATATGGCAATACCTGGTCAGGCATTGTCCTATAAAGTGGGTCAGCTCAAGATCCTTTCTCTTAGAGCCGAAGCGGAAGCTGAATTAGGCGATAAGTTTGACCTAAAAGCCTTTCATGATCAGATCTTAACCTCAGGTTCTCTGCCTATGGCAGTGATGGATCTTAAGATCCATCACTGGATAGAAACTCAGAAGTAA
- a CDS encoding tetratricopeptide repeat protein: protein MRTLSIKTTSIAAALLFSLGGSLVMVSAVSAAEKCPIEQRKSKAVGQSAAKKVQKSFKAYTEGNLDEAIAILLEANPKSSFDKAYIDRMLGNFYAEKAQMKTAIKYLKKAVDANILGGGDHAGTLRLYADLLIQEKQFKESIAYYYKWMAFTCKEDAQVYRRIGIAYSEQKNWNKVLEVADKGLALSDKPDKGLYQMKLTAYFNQKKYPQAVKVLETMVPLFQDDKRLWIQLAQFYLMTEKYTKSLATYDLAYKNGFLETGGNITRLAQLLSQNGSPYRAAKIYEKHMKSGLIKEDEKSLGILAGFYHNAKELREAALYYGKAADAGNIGKFYLRQGRILSLDGKSKAAIVALKKSLDAGITHPGEAQFELALAYLNLKQYKSAYSRAKLAAKDKKTARSGKSYVSYIKDKARIHNVAL, encoded by the coding sequence ATGCGAACACTTAGTATAAAAACTACTAGTATTGCAGCCGCGCTTTTGTTTTCTCTAGGTGGTAGCTTGGTCATGGTTTCGGCAGTTTCAGCTGCCGAGAAGTGTCCTATCGAGCAGCGTAAGTCTAAAGCCGTTGGTCAAAGTGCTGCTAAGAAAGTGCAAAAGTCTTTCAAAGCTTACACTGAAGGTAACCTCGACGAAGCTATCGCGATATTACTCGAGGCCAATCCTAAGAGTAGTTTCGATAAAGCGTACATAGATCGCATGCTGGGCAATTTCTATGCAGAAAAAGCTCAGATGAAAACGGCAATCAAGTACCTTAAGAAAGCTGTCGATGCGAATATCTTAGGTGGCGGTGATCATGCCGGAACGCTTAGACTCTACGCGGATCTCTTGATTCAAGAGAAACAGTTTAAAGAGTCGATCGCTTATTACTACAAGTGGATGGCGTTTACCTGTAAAGAGGATGCTCAAGTCTACCGTCGTATCGGTATCGCCTACTCGGAGCAAAAGAACTGGAACAAGGTTCTTGAAGTTGCCGATAAGGGGTTAGCCCTGTCTGATAAGCCTGATAAAGGCCTGTATCAGATGAAGCTGACAGCTTACTTCAATCAGAAAAAGTATCCGCAAGCGGTGAAAGTACTCGAGACCATGGTGCCACTTTTCCAAGACGATAAACGTCTTTGGATTCAGTTAGCTCAGTTCTATCTGATGACTGAAAAGTACACTAAGTCTCTGGCAACTTATGATCTTGCCTACAAGAATGGTTTCTTGGAGACAGGTGGTAATATCACTCGTCTTGCTCAGCTACTTTCACAGAATGGTTCGCCATATCGTGCGGCTAAGATATATGAGAAGCACATGAAATCTGGCCTGATCAAAGAGGATGAGAAATCTCTTGGTATCTTGGCTGGTTTCTATCACAACGCGAAAGAGTTGAGAGAAGCTGCTCTGTATTACGGTAAGGCTGCAGATGCGGGCAATATTGGCAAGTTCTATCTTCGTCAGGGTCGAATCCTGTCTCTAGATGGTAAATCTAAGGCCGCGATTGTCGCATTGAAGAAGTCATTGGATGCTGGTATTACTCATCCTGGTGAAGCTCAATTTGAGCTGGCTCTGGCTTACCTGAACCTTAAGCAATATAAGTCTGCTTATTCACGCGCTAAGTTAGCGGCAAAGGATAAGAAGACGGCTCGCTCTGGGAAAAGTTATGTCTCTTATATCAAAGATAAAGCACGTATTCATAACGTAGCATTGTAA
- a CDS encoding NERD domain-containing protein kinase family protein codes for MAKQISFGTPVNDAERWAFSLLAEELPDNYILLTNVEIPTKSGQAMEVDALVIGEWGVYVVDVKGYIGRLDAGLHAWSLDGRQVDNSLAKANYVARVLAGNVKHKIPVGVYAPWCQGMVFITGRKGEEIELEKQEGSLSIYTPQQIVAALTKEWGLTAPHSHQVTDEQKEMVLKTIGQVALVEQRNNKIQDFTKLKCLFIQSGLEVWQAEYNPGGWTAPWLLKILIATQFTDQAQSESHENQLRAEFKRLQALTGCSGVPYCAPLIQDGEQLVLPIRMPRGVPLNILEFEKLTTYQLLEILRRSVSGLQQVHRRGFTVGGWAANCVFVSDLGDVEFIDIKDNLNISEDIQAYAEGFLTLAEQTKQPRVYQWYRLAAKGGSVDLDALRCDLSALIDNGVCDSLPERVEIATGAIIDHHYKLEQFIAATQDSQFWRATHIQGQYQCGVSIYSKVEAKWPTLSSLYRSLSKLHHPHVEKVLGFGQLAQSEDLFIARGWEYGVSLDELADIQLGQPVMWFTQLLSGLQYMHQMDIYHGAICPKNIICNLEKAILVNFGIGLDIATSHYASRYADPQLWAAEGDAERDLYGLVASFISTLAPVSLQGDGGQEGIIQALNSFDKEWFGEKTFNTCMKVLNFEFDAPSGMNYLQAFDVADSLI; via the coding sequence ATGGCAAAGCAGATAAGTTTTGGAACTCCGGTCAACGATGCCGAACGTTGGGCATTCTCCTTGCTGGCGGAGGAGTTACCCGATAACTATATTTTACTCACTAATGTGGAGATCCCGACTAAATCGGGGCAAGCCATGGAAGTTGATGCGCTGGTTATCGGTGAGTGGGGCGTTTATGTTGTCGATGTTAAAGGTTATATAGGACGCTTAGATGCGGGGCTTCATGCCTGGTCTTTAGATGGCAGGCAGGTGGATAACAGTTTGGCCAAAGCCAACTATGTTGCCCGGGTTCTGGCCGGTAACGTCAAGCATAAGATCCCAGTGGGAGTTTATGCTCCTTGGTGCCAGGGGATGGTGTTTATTACTGGCCGCAAGGGGGAAGAGATAGAATTGGAGAAACAAGAAGGTTCTCTCAGTATCTACACACCGCAACAAATAGTTGCCGCCTTGACTAAGGAATGGGGCTTAACTGCACCACACAGCCACCAGGTGACCGACGAGCAGAAAGAGATGGTGCTTAAAACCATAGGCCAGGTAGCGCTTGTGGAGCAACGTAATAACAAGATCCAGGATTTCACCAAGCTCAAGTGTCTGTTCATTCAAAGCGGCTTGGAGGTCTGGCAGGCGGAATACAATCCTGGGGGATGGACGGCCCCCTGGTTACTTAAAATTCTTATTGCGACTCAGTTTACCGATCAAGCACAATCAGAAAGTCATGAGAATCAGCTAAGGGCCGAATTTAAGCGCCTACAAGCCCTAACGGGTTGTAGTGGTGTGCCATATTGTGCCCCTCTGATCCAAGATGGGGAGCAACTGGTACTCCCCATACGTATGCCCCGTGGTGTGCCATTAAATATCCTGGAATTCGAAAAACTCACTACCTATCAATTGTTAGAGATATTGAGGCGCTCAGTTTCGGGTTTGCAGCAGGTACATCGCCGTGGCTTTACTGTGGGTGGCTGGGCTGCTAATTGTGTCTTTGTCTCAGATTTGGGGGATGTTGAATTTATCGATATCAAAGATAACCTCAATATCAGTGAAGATATTCAGGCCTATGCAGAGGGTTTCCTGACCCTAGCAGAGCAGACTAAACAACCTCGTGTATATCAGTGGTATCGTCTGGCGGCTAAAGGCGGCAGCGTCGATCTCGATGCTCTTAGGTGCGATCTGTCGGCACTCATAGATAATGGGGTATGCGATAGCCTGCCAGAGCGAGTCGAAATAGCCACTGGGGCGATTATCGATCACCATTACAAGCTGGAACAATTTATTGCAGCGACCCAAGATAGTCAGTTTTGGCGCGCGACTCATATTCAGGGGCAATATCAGTGTGGTGTATCAATTTATTCCAAGGTAGAGGCTAAGTGGCCTACCTTGAGTAGCTTATACCGTAGCCTGTCTAAATTACACCATCCTCATGTGGAAAAAGTGCTGGGTTTTGGCCAGTTGGCCCAGAGTGAAGACTTATTTATCGCACGGGGATGGGAGTACGGCGTATCCTTAGATGAGCTAGCCGATATTCAGCTTGGTCAGCCTGTGATGTGGTTTACTCAACTTTTGAGTGGCCTGCAATATATGCATCAGATGGATATCTATCATGGGGCAATATGCCCTAAAAATATCATCTGTAACCTAGAGAAAGCTATCTTAGTCAACTTTGGCATCGGCTTAGATATAGCGACGAGTCATTACGCCAGTCGCTATGCCGACCCTCAACTCTGGGCAGCCGAAGGGGATGCCGAGAGAGATCTTTATGGTTTAGTCGCCAGCTTCATCTCCACATTGGCTCCCGTGTCGTTACAGGGAGACGGCGGTCAGGAGGGGATTATTCAGGCTCTTAATTCTTTCGACAAGGAGTGGTTCGGTGAGAAGACGTTTAATACCTGCATGAAGGTATTAAATTTTGAATTCGATGCCCCGTCTGGGATGAATTATCTGCAAGCCTTCGATGTGGCTGACAGCTTAATCTAG
- a CDS encoding ribonuclease E inhibitor RraB gives MQFPDDDNGKMLAAMADAGIDLTKQLDVDFFLVFDDQRDAEYAAEELAKSEIEGEMELHLNDDLGQWELIVCIPMVPEYQAVVDQEVQLNTFAKEFGGVTDGWGVMQHQDGDDEFADDEHECSNECKH, from the coding sequence ATGCAGTTTCCAGATGATGACAATGGCAAGATGCTCGCGGCTATGGCCGATGCAGGTATCGATCTAACTAAGCAACTCGATGTCGACTTCTTCCTAGTTTTCGATGACCAAAGAGATGCCGAGTATGCTGCTGAAGAGCTGGCAAAGTCTGAGATTGAAGGTGAGATGGAACTTCATCTCAATGACGATCTTGGCCAGTGGGAATTAATTGTGTGTATCCCTATGGTTCCTGAGTATCAGGCTGTAGTGGATCAAGAAGTTCAGCTGAATACATTTGCCAAAGAGTTCGGCGGCGTGACCGATGGTTGGGGCGTGATGCAACACCAAGATGGTGATGATGAATTTGCCGATGACGAGCACGAATGCAGCAACGAATGTAAGCACTAA
- a CDS encoding energy transducer TonB — protein sequence MLRGIVSLILGGAVTYALFVFMAFLIGGGPTRHDASTESPIIEITMSKEDASAQKKPRVKPKPPAPPEQPPKPDTTPPDSSSDIDTNMSFNMGGVDTGGANTGFKLGNMMTRDGDATPIVRIEPQYPIAAARDGKEGWVQLSFTINELGGVEDVKIIKAEPKRLFNKEARRALKKWKYKPKIVDGKALKQTGMKIQLDFTLDKGGR from the coding sequence ATGCTAAGAGGAATAGTATCATTAATACTTGGTGGTGCTGTGACTTATGCCTTATTTGTCTTCATGGCATTTTTGATAGGTGGCGGTCCAACCCGCCACGATGCTTCAACAGAATCACCTATCATTGAAATAACCATGAGCAAAGAGGATGCATCAGCACAGAAGAAACCTAGGGTAAAGCCTAAGCCTCCTGCGCCACCAGAGCAGCCACCTAAGCCGGATACGACTCCGCCTGACAGTTCATCTGACATAGATACAAACATGTCATTTAACATGGGTGGTGTAGATACCGGTGGGGCTAATACAGGCTTCAAGCTTGGTAATATGATGACGCGTGATGGTGATGCTACACCTATCGTTCGCATCGAGCCTCAATATCCAATTGCTGCGGCACGTGATGGCAAAGAAGGTTGGGTACAACTGAGCTTTACCATTAACGAACTCGGTGGTGTTGAAGACGTTAAAATTATCAAGGCTGAACCTAAGCGTTTGTTTAACAAAGAAGCAAGACGCGCACTTAAAAAGTGGAAGTATAAGCCTAAGATAGTTGACGGTAAGGCACTTAAGCAAACTGGTATGAAAATCCAGTTGGACTTTACCTTAGATAAAGGAGGCAGATAA
- a CDS encoding MotA/TolQ/ExbB proton channel family protein, translated as MMLYLMDIWDSVRGFMAAGGDVLWLVAAVLFVMWVLMLERYWYLNWISPNEHKAIISSWDAREDSTSWYAHRIRESWISQAKQNLNARMLFIKTLVAICPMIGLLGTVTGMISVFDVMAVHGTSNARMMAAGISMATMPTMAGMVAALSGVFFSTRLDAKMKISLEKLKDSMRHH; from the coding sequence ATGATGCTATACCTGATGGACATATGGGATTCCGTCAGGGGCTTCATGGCGGCCGGAGGCGATGTTCTCTGGTTAGTAGCGGCAGTGTTGTTTGTCATGTGGGTATTGATGCTTGAACGTTACTGGTATCTTAATTGGATATCACCAAACGAACATAAAGCAATAATATCCTCATGGGATGCACGAGAGGATTCTACCTCTTGGTATGCACACCGTATCCGTGAATCCTGGATATCCCAAGCTAAGCAAAACTTGAATGCACGTATGCTGTTTATTAAAACCTTAGTCGCCATCTGCCCTATGATAGGTCTGTTGGGCACAGTGACAGGTATGATATCAGTATTCGATGTGATGGCAGTTCATGGGACGAGTAATGCTCGTATGATGGCAGCTGGTATTTCAATGGCGACCATGCCGACAATGGCGGGAATGGTTGCGGCGTTATCGGGAGTATTCTTTAGTACTCGTCTGGACGCTAAAATGAAAATCAGTTTAGAAAAGCTAAAAGACAGCATGCGTCACCACTAG
- a CDS encoding RNA-binding S4 domain-containing protein encodes MTAQIETLALLPGEEYIELYKILKVQSMSSGGGEAKFVISEGKVTVDGEVETRKRKKVRAGEVVCFNGESVQIVTSA; translated from the coding sequence GTGACAGCACAAATTGAAACCTTGGCCCTATTGCCAGGTGAAGAATACATAGAGTTATATAAGATTTTGAAAGTCCAGTCCATGAGTAGTGGGGGCGGTGAAGCCAAATTCGTCATCAGTGAAGGCAAGGTAACCGTTGACGGTGAAGTTGAGACCCGTAAACGCAAAAAAGTCAGAGCTGGTGAAGTGGTTTGTTTCAATGGCGAGTCTGTACAGATAGTCACCTCTGCTTAA
- a CDS encoding ExbD/TolR family protein: MARRKHSSVEEEAQIDMTPMLDIVFIMLIFFIVTTSFVKPSGLDYTKPEASTATKKPSANIFIGVSKTGTIMMENRLVDIERVTANVERMLAEAPEAAVLIQADKDAKHGLVIKVMDSVKKAGVDKISVSAGKD; this comes from the coding sequence ATGGCACGTAGAAAGCATTCCAGCGTGGAAGAGGAAGCTCAGATTGATATGACACCGATGCTAGACATCGTGTTTATCATGTTGATCTTCTTCATTGTAACAACTTCGTTTGTTAAACCTTCAGGCCTTGATTATACCAAGCCAGAAGCGTCTACGGCGACTAAGAAGCCTTCTGCTAACATCTTTATCGGTGTAAGCAAGACTGGCACGATAATGATGGAGAACCGTCTGGTCGATATCGAGCGTGTAACTGCAAACGTTGAACGTATGCTTGCAGAGGCTCCAGAAGCGGCCGTGCTAATCCAAGCCGATAAAGATGCCAAACATGGCCTAGTTATCAAGGTAATGGATAGTGTTAAGAAGGCGGGTGTAGATAAGATTTCAGTATCGGCGGGGAAAGACTAA
- a CDS encoding MotA/TolQ/ExbB proton channel family protein, which produces MKKFITTAILAATLSLSAGIASAADAPKSIDQLLKQVQTDRANATKTNKKREQEFRNERGDKASLLKREKNALATERQRGKDLSQAFSDNEGKIAELEENLKTAQGDLGEMFGVVKGDAGDFSGKLVASNISAQYPGRDTFIAELGARKQLPKIDELERFWEEQLFEMVQSGKVVTFDAAVTDIDGSIHNTTITRVGTFNLLADGKYVVYNADLGLIQQLSQQPSGHQVSTVANFLDTNSGIAPLYIDPIKGVLLSIFTQKPTIEDRIEAGGTIGYIIIGLLIIGAIISVERIVTLGLVGAKVKAQRKNLDNPGNNALGRILKTFHDNKDVDVETLELKLDEAILKETPALEARISIIKVLAAIAPMMGLLGTVTGMIATFQSIQLFGTSDPKLMAGGISMALMTTVQGLVAALPLMLMHAIVVARSKSIVQVLEEQSAGMVASHAEKRNA; this is translated from the coding sequence ATGAAGAAGTTTATAACTACAGCAATCCTAGCTGCAACTCTGTCTCTATCTGCAGGTATTGCAAGCGCAGCTGACGCACCTAAATCTATCGACCAGCTGTTGAAGCAGGTTCAGACAGATCGTGCTAATGCGACTAAGACAAATAAGAAGCGTGAGCAAGAGTTTAGGAATGAGCGTGGCGATAAAGCGTCTCTACTTAAACGTGAAAAGAATGCTCTAGCTACCGAAAGACAGCGCGGTAAAGATTTGAGCCAAGCTTTCTCTGATAATGAGGGCAAAATTGCCGAGTTGGAAGAGAACCTAAAAACGGCTCAAGGTGACTTGGGTGAGATGTTTGGTGTCGTTAAAGGTGATGCCGGTGATTTCTCCGGTAAACTGGTAGCGTCTAACATCAGTGCTCAATATCCTGGTCGTGATACTTTCATCGCAGAACTCGGTGCTCGTAAGCAGCTACCAAAGATTGACGAGCTGGAGCGTTTCTGGGAAGAGCAGCTATTTGAAATGGTACAGTCTGGCAAGGTCGTAACCTTCGATGCTGCTGTTACCGATATCGATGGCAGTATTCATAATACAACCATTACTCGTGTGGGTACTTTCAACTTACTTGCCGATGGCAAATATGTTGTTTATAACGCGGACCTTGGCCTGATTCAGCAGCTATCGCAGCAGCCATCCGGTCATCAGGTTAGTACGGTTGCTAACTTCTTGGATACTAATTCTGGTATTGCTCCTCTCTACATAGATCCTATTAAGGGTGTGTTGTTGAGTATCTTTACTCAGAAGCCGACTATTGAAGATCGTATCGAAGCCGGTGGAACTATTGGTTACATCATTATAGGCCTGCTTATTATCGGTGCCATCATCTCTGTCGAGCGTATCGTTACTCTTGGTCTAGTTGGCGCTAAAGTTAAAGCTCAGCGTAAGAATCTGGATAATCCAGGTAACAATGCTCTAGGTCGTATTCTTAAGACTTTCCACGACAACAAAGATGTTGATGTTGAAACTCTGGAACTTAAGCTTGATGAAGCCATTCTGAAAGAGACACCAGCACTAGAAGCGCGTATCTCTATCATTAAGGTCCTTGCCGCAATCGCACCTATGATGGGTCTGCTCGGTACAGTAACCGGTATGATTGCCACCTTCCAGAGTATTCAGTTGTTCGGTACCAGTGATCCTAAGCTTATGGCTGGCGGTATCTCTATGGCACTGATGACAACAGTTCAAGGTCTGGTTGCAGCTCTACCTCTGATGCTTATGCACGCAATTGTAGTTGCACGCAGTAAGTCAATCGTACAGGTTCTCGAAGAGCAAAGTGCCGGTATGGTTGCTAGTCACGCTGAGAAGAGGAACGCCTAA
- a CDS encoding DUF3450 domain-containing protein, with translation MSKVSNKTKIATALVGALALASSNLVIADPLSVVQKADSKIHAEAATSQKKVDKYFDQAQDMMFEYGSVADERESLKSYNDYVAGLVADQEATMKSIQGDINGVDTLRQGVVPLMFKMVDALEQFVALDLPFNLETRVERVNNLKALLNSAEVTLAEKFRLILDAYSIEREYGSFVAVKTGQLKLDGKDVLVDFFNLGRVALYAQSLDQKSAWMFNDETKAWDLLDESYLRELTKGIRIARKQGAPDLFSLPIPAAEAAQ, from the coding sequence ATGTCCAAGGTAAGCAATAAAACAAAAATCGCTACAGCGCTCGTAGGCGCACTAGCCTTAGCAAGCTCAAACTTAGTGATAGCAGATCCTCTTTCTGTCGTTCAGAAGGCTGACAGCAAAATTCACGCTGAAGCAGCAACATCGCAAAAGAAAGTAGATAAGTACTTTGACCAAGCTCAGGACATGATGTTCGAGTATGGTTCAGTTGCAGATGAGCGTGAGTCACTAAAATCTTATAACGATTACGTAGCTGGTCTGGTCGCTGACCAAGAAGCGACGATGAAATCAATTCAAGGTGACATCAATGGCGTAGATACACTTCGTCAAGGTGTTGTTCCTCTCATGTTTAAGATGGTTGATGCTCTTGAGCAGTTCGTGGCTCTCGATCTTCCTTTCAACCTAGAAACTCGTGTTGAGCGCGTAAATAATCTTAAGGCACTATTGAACAGTGCTGAAGTGACTCTAGCCGAAAAGTTTCGTCTGATCCTTGATGCATACAGCATCGAACGTGAATACGGCAGTTTCGTTGCTGTTAAAACTGGTCAGCTTAAACTCGACGGTAAAGATGTCTTAGTTGATTTCTTCAATTTAGGTCGTGTAGCACTTTATGCACAGAGCTTAGACCAGAAGTCTGCTTGGATGTTTAACGATGAAACTAAGGCATGGGATCTGCTAGATGAAAGCTATCTACGTGAACTGACCAAAGGTATCCGCATTGCACGTAAACAGGGTGCTCCGGATCTATTCTCGTTACCAATTCCTGCTGCGGAGGCTGCACAATAA
- a CDS encoding diguanylate cyclase domain-containing protein, with protein MIYSFRNSGFRDPETGVYNQTYFMEVFNREWHRHIRDHQSLALLYLCPHIHETVKQPHLLEFFMKQVQEAILRTTDLVARLNNNSFALGLFNIDEQGTQIVLHRIEEKIELFNLEYGKKYTSHVDYELAGYTCTPARNLRIELIFEDVESLTHELEMEKNKHIELRQMQ; from the coding sequence ATGATCTATTCATTTCGCAACTCAGGTTTCAGAGATCCCGAAACTGGCGTCTATAATCAAACCTACTTTATGGAGGTATTCAATCGCGAATGGCATCGCCATATCAGAGATCACCAAAGTCTGGCCCTATTGTATCTGTGCCCGCACATACATGAAACAGTTAAGCAACCTCATCTGCTCGAATTCTTTATGAAACAAGTACAAGAAGCCATCTTAAGAACTACTGATCTGGTAGCAAGACTTAACAATAACAGCTTTGCCTTAGGCTTATTCAACATTGATGAACAGGGCACTCAGATTGTATTACATAGAATTGAGGAAAAAATTGAGCTCTTCAATTTAGAATATGGCAAAAAATACACCAGTCACGTAGATTACGAACTCGCTGGTTATACCTGCACACCGGCGCGTAACCTAAGAATTGAGTTGATATTTGAAGACGTAGAGAGTTTAACTCATGAGTTAGAAATGGAGAAAAATAAACATATTGAACTGAGACAGATGCAATAA